The following are encoded in a window of Bacillus sp. SORGH_AS_0510 genomic DNA:
- a CDS encoding transglycosylase domain-containing protein, whose translation MEIMTDQGFRKTIKYLRAIIIISLIGMICMLIIFGSILAYAKILGAPPLAVPQSTLFFADDGTLIGESNSGQKRYWVNLNEISPDLVKATVSIEDKNFYNHHGFDFKRIAGAVIADVQAFAKVQGASTITQQYARNLFLEHDKTWKRKLHEAFYTIRLEMNYSKKDILEGYLNTIYYGNGAYGVEAASQYYFGKKAADLSLAEASMLAGIPKGPGLYSPLASMERAKNRQKIILQSMVNNKYISKATAKKAAEQPLTLVGAHTTKQVKIAPYFQDAVKNALRNQLHLDDRTIALGGLKVYTTLNLKQQEAAEQQVHQYVDSTSKIQAALVAMDPKNGYVKALVGGRDYEKSPFNRAIQAIRQPGSTIKPLLYYAALEQGFTPSSTMRSESTTFHFDDGQADYTPHNFNNKYADGEVTLAQALAVSDNIFAVKTHLFLGEDTLIKTAKRFGLSTKMTEVPSLALGTSGVRVIEMANAYSLFANGGKSVNPTFITKVEDFNGNVIFEKENQTKKVLDPAKAFVMTQLLTGIFDPKLNGYAKVTGSTVIKNITRPYAGKSGSTETDSWMIGFSPQLVTAVWAGYDIGKPLELTAEKTYAKKIWANFMEEALDGKTVKAFKPPKEGVVGVYVNPLNGKLATKDCPVRRFTYYVAGTEPTDYCTEHIKNPESIKKKESKKVPWYKKILPWN comes from the coding sequence ATGGAAATCATGACTGATCAAGGGTTTCGAAAGACCATTAAATACTTGCGCGCCATTATTATCATCAGTTTGATAGGCATGATTTGCATGCTTATTATCTTTGGAAGCATTCTTGCCTACGCAAAGATATTAGGCGCACCTCCGCTCGCGGTTCCGCAATCCACCCTATTTTTTGCAGACGATGGAACTTTGATTGGTGAAAGCAATAGTGGTCAGAAACGGTATTGGGTGAATTTAAACGAAATTTCACCTGACTTAGTGAAAGCAACCGTTTCTATTGAGGATAAAAATTTTTACAATCATCATGGTTTTGATTTCAAACGAATTGCAGGTGCCGTCATTGCCGATGTTCAAGCCTTTGCCAAGGTGCAGGGAGCCAGTACCATCACCCAGCAATACGCAAGGAACCTTTTCCTTGAACACGACAAGACGTGGAAACGTAAGTTGCACGAGGCATTTTATACAATTCGCCTAGAAATGAACTATTCGAAAAAGGATATTCTGGAAGGCTATTTAAATACCATCTACTATGGCAACGGTGCTTATGGTGTGGAAGCAGCCAGCCAATATTATTTTGGAAAAAAAGCAGCGGATTTAAGCCTTGCCGAGGCCAGTATGCTGGCGGGTATTCCAAAGGGACCAGGACTCTATTCCCCACTCGCTTCGATGGAACGGGCAAAAAACCGCCAAAAGATTATTTTACAAAGCATGGTGAATAACAAGTACATCTCGAAGGCTACTGCCAAAAAAGCAGCAGAGCAGCCGCTCACACTAGTGGGCGCTCATACGACCAAGCAAGTAAAGATCGCACCTTATTTTCAGGATGCCGTCAAGAACGCTCTAAGGAACCAATTGCATTTAGATGACCGCACGATTGCTCTCGGCGGATTAAAGGTATATACCACCCTTAACCTTAAGCAGCAGGAGGCGGCAGAACAACAAGTCCATCAATATGTGGACAGCACATCTAAAATTCAAGCTGCCTTAGTCGCCATGGATCCGAAAAACGGGTATGTAAAAGCTCTAGTAGGTGGCCGGGACTATGAGAAAAGTCCTTTTAACCGGGCGATTCAAGCGATTCGCCAGCCAGGTTCCACCATTAAGCCGCTATTGTATTATGCGGCACTTGAGCAAGGCTTTACCCCTTCATCGACCATGAGGAGTGAATCTACGACCTTCCATTTTGATGATGGCCAGGCGGATTATACGCCGCATAACTTTAATAATAAGTATGCTGACGGCGAAGTCACACTCGCTCAAGCATTAGCTGTATCCGATAATATTTTTGCTGTTAAAACTCATTTGTTTTTAGGGGAAGATACATTAATTAAAACCGCCAAAAGATTTGGTTTATCCACGAAAATGACAGAGGTTCCGTCTCTAGCATTAGGAACTTCAGGTGTTCGAGTCATCGAAATGGCCAATGCCTACAGCCTGTTTGCCAACGGTGGAAAAAGTGTAAACCCAACATTCATTACAAAGGTAGAAGACTTTAACGGCAATGTCATTTTTGAAAAAGAAAACCAAACTAAAAAAGTATTAGACCCAGCCAAAGCTTTTGTCATGACCCAACTGCTGACGGGGATTTTCGACCCGAAGCTCAACGGATATGCCAAGGTTACGGGTAGTACGGTGATCAAAAATATCACCCGGCCATATGCAGGAAAGTCAGGTTCCACGGAAACGGATAGCTGGATGATTGGTTTCTCGCCGCAGCTCGTGACCGCTGTGTGGGCAGGATATGATATCGGTAAGCCGCTTGAGCTAACTGCGGAAAAGACGTATGCGAAGAAAATTTGGGCGAACTTTATGGAGGAAGCGTTAGACGGAAAGACGGTCAAAGCGTTTAAACCGCCAAAAGAAGGAGTCGTCGGTGTGTACGTGAACCCGTTAAACGGCAAGCTGGCGACAAAGGACTGTCCGGTACGCCGATTCACCTATTATGTGGCTGGCACCGAACCAACCGACTATTGCACCGAGCATATCAAAAACCCTGAATCCATCAAAAAGAAGGAAAGCAAAAAGGTTCCATGGTACAAAAAGATTCTACCTTGGAATTAG
- the speE gene encoding spermidine synthase produces MSIWFTEKQTENFGITMKVNKTLHTEQTEFQKLDMIETEEWGNMLLLDDMVMTSVKDEFVYHEMVAHVPLFTHPNPENVLVVGGGDGGVIREVLKHPSVKKATLVDIDGKVIEYSKKFLPEIAGMLDDPRVDVRVDDGFMHIANSDNEYDVIMVDSTEPVGPAVNLFTKGFYAGISKALKEDGIFVAQSDNPWFKADLIRNVQRDVKEIFPITRLYVANIPTYPSGLWAFTIGSKKYDPLEVSEDRFHEIETKYYTKELHKAAFVLPKFVGDLVK; encoded by the coding sequence ATGTCAATTTGGTTTACAGAGAAGCAGACTGAAAACTTTGGTATCACAATGAAAGTAAATAAAACATTACATACAGAACAAACGGAATTTCAAAAGCTGGATATGATCGAAACAGAAGAGTGGGGTAACATGCTTCTATTAGATGACATGGTTATGACTTCTGTTAAAGATGAGTTCGTTTACCATGAAATGGTGGCACACGTTCCTTTATTTACACACCCAAACCCTGAGAACGTATTAGTAGTTGGCGGCGGAGACGGCGGCGTAATCCGTGAAGTGTTAAAGCACCCAAGCGTGAAGAAAGCTACACTTGTTGATATCGACGGTAAGGTTATTGAGTATTCTAAGAAGTTCCTTCCGGAAATCGCTGGTATGTTAGATGATCCACGTGTTGATGTACGTGTAGACGACGGATTCATGCACATTGCAAACAGTGACAACGAGTATGACGTGATTATGGTTGATTCAACTGAACCTGTAGGTCCTGCGGTAAATCTATTTACTAAAGGCTTCTATGCTGGGATTTCTAAAGCATTAAAAGAAGACGGTATCTTTGTAGCGCAATCAGATAATCCTTGGTTCAAGGCGGACTTAATCCGCAACGTACAACGCGATGTAAAGGAAATCTTCCCAATCACTCGCCTGTATGTAGCCAACATTCCTACGTACCCAAGCGGCCTATGGGCATTTACAATCGGTTCAAAGAAATACGATCCATTAGAAGTAAGCGAAGACCGCTTCCACGAAATCGAAACAAAATACTACACAAAAGAACTGCACAAAGCAGCATTCGTACTACCTAAATTCGTCGGCGACTTAGTGAAGTAA
- the speB gene encoding agmatinase, whose product MRFDEAYSGNVFIKSHPSYEESKVVLYGMPMDWTVSYRPGSRFGPARIREVSIGLEEYSAYLDRELEEVKYFDAGDIPLPFGNPQRSIDMIEEYVDSLLAAGKYPLGMGGEHLVSWPVMKAMYKKYPDLAIIHFDAHTDLREQYEGEPLSHSTPIRKIAEHIGPKNVYSFGIRSGMKEEFEWAKQNGMHISKFEVLEPLKEILPTLAGRPVYVTIDIDVLDPAHAPGTGTVDCGGITSKELLASIHAIARSEVNVVGADLVEVAPIYDVSEQTANTASKLLREMILGWF is encoded by the coding sequence ATGCGTTTTGATGAGGCGTATTCGGGTAATGTGTTTATTAAGAGTCACCCGAGTTATGAGGAGAGTAAGGTTGTTCTTTATGGGATGCCGATGGATTGGACGGTAAGTTACCGCCCGGGTTCTCGTTTCGGTCCTGCTCGTATTCGTGAGGTGTCGATTGGTCTTGAGGAGTACAGCGCTTATCTTGACCGCGAGCTTGAAGAGGTTAAATATTTCGATGCGGGCGATATTCCACTTCCGTTTGGAAATCCGCAGCGAAGCATAGATATGATTGAAGAATACGTGGATTCTCTACTTGCTGCAGGCAAGTACCCGCTTGGTATGGGTGGAGAACATCTTGTGTCATGGCCGGTAATGAAGGCAATGTATAAGAAGTATCCAGACCTAGCGATTATCCACTTCGACGCTCACACGGATTTACGTGAGCAATATGAGGGTGAGCCGTTATCACACTCTACTCCAATTCGTAAGATCGCTGAGCATATCGGTCCGAAAAACGTGTATTCTTTTGGAATCCGTTCTGGAATGAAGGAAGAATTCGAATGGGCGAAGCAAAATGGCATGCACATTTCGAAATTTGAAGTGCTTGAGCCATTAAAGGAAATTCTGCCTACACTTGCAGGACGTCCTGTTTATGTAACGATTGATATCGACGTGCTAGACCCTGCCCACGCACCTGGAACAGGTACAGTGGATTGCGGCGGAATCACGTCGAAAGAGCTTCTTGCATCGATCCATGCGATTGCTCGTTCTGAGGTAAACGTGGTGGGTGCTGACCTTGTTGAGGTCGCTCCTATCTATGATGTATCTGAACAAACAGCAAACACAGCTAGCAAGCTTTTACGTGAAATGATTTTAGGTTGGTTCTAA
- a CDS encoding DUF1934 domain-containing protein, with translation MSIHEIPMKIKVKTTIEQDGDKETFELMVLGRYLEKDGASFLKYEEVQEEGNVRTIVKVAGKEALILRGGAVKMRLPFELNRLLRGSYEMPFGVFETLTMTKRLEHSFEDGRGLIDILYDFRMQGSPGGTYRLEITFEEDGK, from the coding sequence TTGTCTATTCATGAGATTCCGATGAAGATTAAGGTGAAAACGACGATTGAGCAGGACGGGGATAAGGAGACTTTCGAGTTGATGGTGTTGGGCCGTTATCTTGAGAAGGATGGTGCCTCGTTTCTTAAATATGAGGAAGTGCAGGAAGAAGGCAATGTTCGCACGATTGTAAAGGTGGCGGGCAAGGAAGCGTTGATTTTACGAGGCGGTGCGGTGAAGATGCGGCTGCCGTTTGAGTTGAATCGGCTGCTTCGCGGTAGCTATGAGATGCCGTTTGGTGTGTTTGAGACGTTGACGATGACGAAAAGGCTGGAGCATTCGTTTGAAGATGGCCGAGGCTTGATTGATATATTGTATGATTTCAGGATGCAGGGTTCGCCCGGCGGTACATATCGGTTAGAAATTACCTTTGAGGAGGATGGGAAATGA
- the argS gene encoding arginine--tRNA ligase produces the protein MNIVELMQSKIKEEIRAAVLKAGLAAEDQIPDVILELPKDKAHGDYSTNMAMQLARVAKKAPRMIAEALVEHFDRSKASIEKIELAGPGFINFYMNNAYLTDLIPTVLKAGEKYGETTVGGGQKIQVEFVSANPTGDLHLGHARGAAVGDSLCNVLAKAGYAVSREYYINDAGNQINNLAKSVEARYFQALGMDKDMPEDGYHGADIVGIGQALADEFGDKYVNVDEAERFEFFREYGLKYEMAKLKKDLEDFRVGFDVWYSETSLYKNGKIDEALDALRATGYIYEEEGATWLRSMDFGDDKNRVLIKQDGSYTYLTPDIAYHKDKLDRGFEKLINIWGADHHGYIPRMKAALQALGYDRDTLEVEIIQLVHLYKNGEKMKMSKRTGKAVTMRDLVDEVGLDATRYFFAMRSSDTHMDFDLDLAVSESNENPVYYAQYAHARISSILRSGEEQGVKFDAESADFSLVTSEKEMDLLKKVGEFPAAVGEAALKRMPHRITNYIFDLASTFHSFYNAEKVLDMDNVERTKARLALVRSVQITLKNALALIGVSAPEKM, from the coding sequence ATGAATATAGTAGAGTTGATGCAGAGTAAGATCAAGGAAGAGATTCGGGCGGCGGTTTTGAAGGCAGGGCTTGCGGCGGAGGATCAGATTCCGGATGTAATCCTGGAGCTTCCAAAGGATAAGGCGCACGGCGATTATTCGACGAATATGGCGATGCAGCTGGCTCGTGTGGCGAAGAAGGCGCCGCGCATGATTGCAGAGGCATTGGTTGAGCATTTTGATCGTTCGAAGGCATCTATTGAAAAAATTGAGCTGGCAGGACCAGGGTTTATCAATTTTTATATGAATAATGCGTATTTGACAGATTTGATTCCAACAGTGCTGAAGGCTGGAGAAAAGTACGGGGAAACTACGGTTGGTGGCGGCCAGAAGATTCAGGTGGAGTTTGTGTCTGCGAACCCTACTGGAGATTTGCACCTTGGACATGCCCGCGGTGCGGCTGTTGGGGATTCGCTTTGCAATGTATTGGCTAAGGCGGGCTATGCGGTGTCCCGTGAATACTATATTAATGATGCTGGAAATCAGATTAATAATTTGGCGAAGTCGGTTGAGGCTCGTTATTTCCAGGCGCTTGGCATGGATAAGGACATGCCGGAGGATGGCTACCATGGTGCAGATATTGTGGGCATCGGGCAGGCGTTGGCGGATGAGTTCGGTGATAAGTATGTGAATGTTGATGAGGCGGAGCGTTTTGAGTTCTTCCGTGAGTACGGCTTGAAGTATGAAATGGCGAAGCTGAAGAAGGACCTTGAGGATTTCCGCGTGGGCTTTGATGTGTGGTATTCTGAGACGTCTCTTTATAAGAATGGGAAAATTGATGAGGCGTTGGACGCGCTTCGTGCAACCGGTTATATCTATGAAGAGGAAGGCGCGACTTGGCTTCGTTCGATGGATTTCGGCGATGATAAGAACCGCGTGTTGATTAAGCAGGACGGGTCTTATACGTATTTGACGCCGGATATTGCGTACCACAAGGATAAGTTGGACCGCGGCTTTGAAAAGTTGATTAATATTTGGGGTGCGGACCACCACGGCTATATTCCGCGTATGAAGGCGGCGCTTCAGGCGTTAGGCTATGATCGTGATACGCTTGAGGTGGAGATTATTCAGCTTGTTCATTTGTATAAGAACGGCGAAAAGATGAAGATGAGTAAGCGTACCGGTAAGGCGGTTACGATGCGTGATTTAGTGGATGAAGTCGGCCTCGATGCGACTCGTTATTTCTTTGCGATGCGCAGCTCGGATACGCATATGGATTTCGATTTGGATTTGGCAGTGTCTGAGTCGAATGAGAATCCGGTTTATTATGCACAGTATGCGCATGCTCGGATTTCTAGTATCTTGCGTTCTGGGGAAGAGCAGGGCGTGAAGTTTGATGCGGAGTCGGCTGATTTTTCATTGGTGACGTCTGAGAAAGAGATGGACTTATTGAAGAAGGTTGGCGAGTTCCCGGCTGCTGTTGGGGAGGCCGCGTTGAAGCGCATGCCGCACCGCATCACCAACTATATCTTTGATTTAGCGTCGACGTTCCACAGTTTTTATAATGCGGAAAAGGTGCTTGATATGGACAATGTTGAGCGTACGAAGGCACGCCTTGCGTTGGTGAGATCCGTGCAGATTACGTTGAAGAATGCATTGGCGTTGATTGGTGTATCGGCTCCGGAGAAGATGTAA
- a CDS encoding H-type small acid-soluble spore protein, translated as MNVGRAKEIMESADMINVTYDGTPVIIQNVDETTKMARIYSRKDPENERDVPVLNLIEE; from the coding sequence ATGAATGTTGGAAGAGCGAAAGAAATTATGGAATCAGCCGATATGATTAACGTGACCTACGATGGAACGCCAGTGATCATTCAAAATGTGGACGAAACCACAAAAATGGCGCGGATCTATTCCAGGAAAGACCCTGAGAACGAAAGAGACGTACCGGTTTTGAACCTAATCGAGGAATAA
- the uvsE gene encoding UV DNA damage repair endonuclease UvsE, with product MKIRFGYVSTAITLWDASPAKTLTYTRYQQLSAEERTAKLLDVTRQNIEHTKRMLYFNLAHEIEVYRMSSSIVPLATHPEVRWDFTTPFKKEWEELGELVRSNHLRISFHPNQFTLFTSPKKTITENAVIDMSYHYQMLEAMGLADVGLINIHIGGAYGDKQQALIRFYQNLTTLPAHIKQVMTLENDDKTYTTEETLEVCEKESIPLVFDYHHHMANLCETPLEELWPRIVQTWAYVPHIPKIHISSPKAEKEFRSHADFVDPEFIMPFLQLLKDTGQDVDFMIEAKSKDQATLKLIDDLSKLRGYKRISGGAIEIK from the coding sequence ATGAAAATTCGTTTTGGTTATGTTTCGACTGCGATTACTTTATGGGATGCTTCGCCGGCTAAAACGCTGACCTATACCCGCTACCAACAGCTCAGCGCAGAGGAGCGGACAGCAAAACTATTAGACGTGACGAGGCAAAATATCGAGCACACGAAACGAATGCTGTACTTCAATCTTGCTCATGAAATTGAGGTATACCGCATGTCGAGCTCGATTGTTCCCCTCGCCACCCATCCAGAGGTACGCTGGGACTTTACCACCCCCTTCAAAAAGGAATGGGAAGAACTCGGCGAACTGGTGCGGAGCAATCACCTGCGGATCAGCTTCCATCCGAACCAATTCACATTATTTACCTCGCCCAAAAAAACCATTACCGAAAATGCAGTCATTGACATGAGCTATCATTATCAAATGTTAGAAGCAATGGGGCTTGCTGATGTTGGACTGATTAATATCCATATCGGCGGGGCATATGGGGACAAACAGCAGGCTCTAATCCGTTTCTATCAAAATTTAACCACCCTTCCGGCCCATATTAAGCAGGTCATGACGTTAGAAAATGATGATAAGACCTATACCACGGAAGAAACATTAGAAGTTTGTGAAAAAGAGTCCATTCCCTTGGTGTTTGACTATCACCACCATATGGCGAACCTATGCGAAACGCCATTAGAAGAGCTATGGCCACGGATTGTCCAGACCTGGGCATATGTGCCACATATTCCGAAAATCCATATTTCTTCGCCCAAAGCGGAAAAAGAATTCCGTTCCCATGCGGATTTTGTGGACCCTGAATTCATCATGCCCTTTCTGCAGCTGCTAAAAGATACCGGTCAGGACGTCGATTTCATGATTGAAGCCAAATCAAAAGACCAGGCAACACTAAAACTCATCGATGATTTAAGCAAACTGCGAGGCTATAAACGAATCAGTGGCGGGGCCATTGAAATCAAATAA
- the cls gene encoding cardiolipin synthase: MSLATCLCALLLLIIIWLVLDFRLGRKKHLSIASFMETTILHGYVDIFTHGKELFADYFQEIRQAKKHIHVLFYIVKDDSFGQEFLEMLKEKAREGVEVRLLADRLGSWRLKPSTVKALREAGVKFAFSNRIKLPFLFYSAQVRNHRKITIIDGEIGYLGGFNIGKEYIDQDPKLSPWRDYHLKILGESVHSLQSEFMIDWEEYGGENLQHEPPYFPEKSLSRGPVRHQFVPTEAGMLEGKFIQVIQKAKNSIIIGSPYFVPSNRVMSELILALSRGVTLTIIVPYNADHLLVQEGSYRYLRKLLKIGAKVYQYKNGFYHAKTMVIDDNICDVGTANFDKRSFFLNKEINCYIYDSAFITRVKEVIEKDIADSLPLTIDKLNKPNPWRATKEILARFISYFL; encoded by the coding sequence ATGAGCTTGGCCACTTGTTTATGCGCACTACTTTTACTTATCATTATATGGCTCGTATTAGATTTTAGATTAGGTCGAAAGAAGCATCTTTCCATTGCTAGTTTTATGGAAACCACCATCCTCCATGGTTATGTGGACATTTTTACACATGGGAAGGAATTATTCGCTGACTATTTTCAGGAAATTCGCCAGGCGAAGAAGCATATTCATGTGCTCTTCTATATCGTTAAAGATGACAGCTTCGGTCAGGAATTTCTTGAAATGTTAAAAGAAAAGGCACGGGAAGGCGTGGAAGTGCGGCTGTTGGCGGACCGCCTTGGCAGCTGGCGTTTAAAGCCGTCCACGGTAAAGGCCCTTAGGGAAGCCGGGGTGAAGTTTGCTTTTAGTAACCGAATCAAACTCCCCTTTCTTTTTTACTCCGCGCAAGTCAGGAATCATCGTAAAATAACGATTATTGACGGGGAAATTGGCTATCTCGGCGGGTTTAATATTGGGAAGGAATATATCGACCAAGACCCGAAACTTAGCCCGTGGCGTGATTATCATTTAAAAATTCTTGGTGAAAGTGTTCATTCTTTGCAAAGTGAATTCATGATCGACTGGGAGGAGTATGGCGGTGAAAACCTTCAGCATGAACCGCCCTATTTCCCTGAGAAATCTCTTTCTAGGGGCCCTGTCCGCCATCAATTTGTCCCAACAGAGGCCGGTATGCTGGAAGGAAAGTTTATTCAAGTGATTCAAAAGGCGAAAAACTCGATTATTATTGGCAGCCCTTATTTTGTGCCAAGTAACCGCGTGATGAGTGAATTGATTCTAGCTCTCAGCCGAGGTGTAACACTCACTATTATTGTTCCTTACAATGCGGATCATTTATTAGTCCAAGAAGGGTCCTATCGCTACTTACGTAAGTTGCTGAAAATTGGGGCCAAGGTGTATCAATATAAGAATGGTTTTTACCATGCCAAAACCATGGTGATTGATGACAATATTTGCGATGTCGGCACCGCCAACTTCGATAAACGCAGTTTCTTCCTAAACAAAGAAATCAACTGCTATATCTACGACTCTGCCTTTATCACACGCGTGAAAGAAGTCATCGAAAAAGACATCGCCGACTCCCTGCCATTAACAATAGACAAACTAAACAAACCCAACCCGTGGAGAGCAACAAAAGAAATCCTAGCACGCTTCATCTCATACTTCCTATAA